In Sporosarcina luteola, one DNA window encodes the following:
- the fdrA gene encoding acyl-CoA synthetase FdrA: MLYTIVKQNSYQDSVNLMLLTNKISTMEGITKVQIMMGTPANKDILKAADLYTEELDNAASNDMCIVVDTEQEEKIEEVLEEIDNYLSNQAISAGKEAFETVNSWDKAVNALPDANIAVISTPGQYAAEEAEKALDRDMHVMIFSDNVTIEDERRIKEKAHEKGLLVMGPDAGTVIVSGVPLAFANVVKTGKIGVIGASGTGIQEVTTEIDRLGAGVSHAIGTGGRDLADKIGAITMLDGLKALAQHNQTEVITLISKPPAKEVRDEVVQLLHSISKPVVAIFLGEEPHNHEGNVYYANTLEETAALAVDLVKGNEIKSNYNTLHSDVPAVELKPEQKTIKGLYSGGTLGYEAATLISRGLNLGETDHDQAGYLLNADGFEVIDLGDDIYTQGKPHPMIDPDTRIQFFQKAAQDESTAVILFDLVLGYGAHEDMAGALLPGIEKIQQETKAKGKNIYFVATVCGTDQDPQGIDEQKAKLAEAGVIIRDSNNQATLTALAMLGIEVEVGTKEVVPATVEAANVDFTVSEAIEKLLNEKPSVVNVGLKSFTNSITANGGRVVQYDWRPVAGGNPRLRKILSLLK; the protein is encoded by the coding sequence ATGCTTTATACGATCGTAAAACAGAATTCATACCAGGATTCAGTTAACCTAATGCTTCTAACGAACAAGATTTCAACAATGGAAGGCATTACTAAAGTTCAAATTATGATGGGAACACCTGCTAACAAGGATATCCTCAAAGCTGCTGATCTTTACACAGAAGAACTAGATAATGCCGCTTCAAATGATATGTGTATCGTTGTAGATACGGAACAGGAAGAGAAAATTGAAGAAGTACTCGAGGAAATCGATAACTATCTAAGCAACCAAGCAATTAGCGCTGGTAAAGAAGCTTTTGAAACGGTTAACTCTTGGGACAAAGCTGTAAATGCACTTCCTGATGCAAATATTGCTGTTATCTCTACACCAGGCCAATACGCTGCTGAAGAAGCGGAAAAAGCGCTTGACAGAGATATGCACGTCATGATTTTCAGTGATAACGTAACGATTGAAGATGAGCGTCGCATCAAAGAAAAGGCGCATGAAAAAGGTCTTCTCGTAATGGGTCCTGACGCTGGTACAGTTATCGTTTCCGGTGTTCCTCTTGCATTCGCAAACGTAGTGAAAACAGGGAAAATCGGTGTCATCGGAGCTTCCGGAACAGGAATCCAAGAAGTTACGACTGAAATTGATCGTCTAGGCGCTGGTGTAAGCCATGCAATTGGTACTGGCGGCCGTGACCTTGCTGACAAGATCGGTGCAATCACGATGCTTGATGGCCTGAAAGCATTGGCGCAGCACAACCAAACAGAAGTGATCACACTTATCTCTAAGCCACCTGCAAAAGAAGTCCGTGACGAAGTTGTCCAATTGTTGCACAGCATTTCAAAACCGGTTGTTGCAATCTTCCTTGGAGAAGAGCCGCATAACCATGAAGGAAATGTCTACTATGCAAACACACTAGAAGAGACAGCTGCACTTGCTGTAGATCTAGTAAAAGGCAACGAAATCAAATCAAATTACAACACGCTACATTCAGATGTACCTGCGGTTGAATTGAAGCCAGAACAAAAAACAATCAAAGGTCTATATTCAGGCGGTACGCTTGGATATGAAGCAGCTACGTTGATCAGCAGAGGCTTAAACCTTGGAGAAACTGACCATGACCAAGCTGGCTACCTTCTAAATGCAGACGGTTTTGAAGTAATTGACCTTGGGGATGATATTTACACACAAGGTAAACCACACCCAATGATCGATCCGGATACAAGAATCCAGTTCTTCCAAAAAGCTGCTCAAGACGAATCAACAGCAGTTATCTTATTTGACCTTGTTCTTGGATATGGTGCACACGAAGATATGGCTGGTGCATTGCTTCCAGGCATCGAAAAAATCCAACAAGAAACAAAAGCAAAAGGCAAAAACATTTACTTCGTAGCAACTGTTTGTGGTACGGACCAAGACCCACAAGGCATTGATGAGCAAAAAGCAAAATTAGCAGAAGCTGGCGTTATCATCCGTGATAGCAACAACCAAGCTACTCTTACTGCTTTAGCAATGCTTGGCATTGAAGTAGAAGTTGGAACAAAAGAAGTAGTTCCTGCGACTGTAGAAGCTGCAAACGTAGACTTCACGGTTTCAGAAGCAATCGAGAAGCTATTGAATGAAAAACCAAGCGTTGTTAACGTTGGTTTGAAGAGCTTCACTAATTCAATTACTGCAAACGGTGGCAGAGTCGTTCAATATGACTGGCGTCCAGTTGCTGGCGGAAACCCAAGATTGCGCAAAATCTTGAGCCTACTTAAATAA
- the allD gene encoding ureidoglycolate dehydrogenase, with amino-acid sequence MRVSSEQLNELITTKLHKAGLTEDHARGVADVLVHADARGVHSHGAMRVEYYAERIAKGGLNANPDFKFEKTGPVTAIFDGDNGVGHVAAKLAMDEAIQMAKENGVAVVGVRRIGHSGALSYFVQQAANENLIGISVCQSDPMVVPFGGAEPYYGTNPIAFAAPGKDGKDITFDMATTVQAWGKILHARSKNESIPDTWAVDSEGHPTTDPFKVNALVPIAGPKGYGLMMMVDVLSGILLGLPFGNKVSSMYHDLTEYRNLGQLHIVINPEYFTGLGAFQESIATTMQDLNNIKPAPGFDHVSYPGQRSAEREKQYEENGIEIVDHIYEYLTSDVVHNNAFDNKSPFAE; translated from the coding sequence ATGAGAGTAAGTAGTGAGCAGTTGAACGAGTTGATTACAACGAAGTTGCATAAAGCAGGATTGACTGAGGATCATGCGCGTGGTGTTGCTGACGTGCTCGTTCACGCAGATGCCAGGGGAGTCCACTCCCATGGAGCTATGCGTGTAGAGTATTACGCAGAGCGAATTGCTAAAGGCGGCCTGAATGCAAATCCTGATTTCAAATTTGAAAAGACGGGTCCTGTTACAGCCATTTTTGATGGTGATAACGGTGTAGGGCATGTCGCTGCTAAATTGGCAATGGACGAAGCAATTCAAATGGCAAAAGAAAACGGAGTTGCTGTTGTCGGCGTGAGAAGAATCGGTCATAGCGGCGCACTTTCCTATTTTGTTCAACAAGCTGCAAATGAGAATTTGATTGGCATTTCAGTTTGTCAATCAGATCCGATGGTCGTTCCTTTTGGCGGAGCAGAGCCTTATTACGGAACAAACCCAATCGCTTTTGCTGCACCAGGCAAAGACGGTAAGGATATTACATTTGATATGGCTACAACCGTTCAAGCTTGGGGGAAAATTCTCCATGCACGTTCAAAAAACGAATCCATTCCTGATACATGGGCAGTTGATAGTGAAGGACACCCGACTACTGATCCATTTAAAGTGAATGCATTGGTACCGATAGCGGGACCAAAAGGATACGGACTCATGATGATGGTGGACGTCTTATCCGGAATTCTGCTTGGACTTCCTTTTGGAAACAAAGTGTCCTCCATGTACCATGATCTCACCGAATATCGAAATCTTGGACAGCTACACATTGTCATCAATCCGGAATACTTTACAGGATTAGGCGCGTTCCAAGAAAGCATTGCGACAACGATGCAAGATCTCAATAACATTAAGCCTGCTCCTGGTTTCGATCATGTTTCCTACCCTGGACAAAGAAGTGCCGAAAGGGAGAAGCAGTACGAGGAAAATGGCATTGAAATTGTAGATCACATTTATGAATATTTAACTTCAGATGTTGTTCACAACAATGCATTTGATAATAAAAGCCCTTTTGCTGAGTAA
- the allD gene encoding ureidoglycolate dehydrogenase — translation MRVSRDDLKSLIKTKLEKAGLIEEHADVAADVLTFADERGIHSHGAMRVEYYAERIAKGGMNTNPDFKFEKTGPATGIFHGDGGNGHTAAKLAMDEAIKMAKESGVAIIGVRDISHSGAISYFTNQAADADLIGFSVCQSDPMVVPFGGAEPYYGTNPIAFAAPSSNGKMITLDMATTVQAWGKILHARSKNESIPDTWAVDSNGEPTTDPMNVNALLPIAGPKGYGLAMMVDVLSGILLGLPFGNKVSSMYEDLAEYRKLGQLHIVINPAFFTGLTSFKDDITQTMDDLNGIKPAPGFSKVLYPGQNNDVVIEDYKENGIEIVDDIYEYLKSDVIHNNQYDHKNPFAE, via the coding sequence ATGAGAGTAAGTAGAGATGACTTGAAAAGTCTAATCAAAACAAAGCTTGAAAAGGCTGGCCTAATAGAGGAACATGCTGATGTCGCGGCAGACGTGCTAACGTTTGCCGACGAGAGAGGCATTCACTCCCATGGCGCAATGCGCGTCGAGTATTATGCTGAACGAATTGCCAAGGGTGGAATGAATACAAACCCGGACTTTAAATTTGAAAAAACAGGCCCGGCAACAGGTATATTCCACGGCGATGGCGGAAACGGCCATACAGCAGCGAAATTAGCTATGGATGAAGCAATCAAAATGGCGAAGGAAAGTGGAGTTGCCATTATCGGAGTAAGAGATATCTCTCATAGCGGAGCAATATCCTACTTCACAAACCAAGCAGCAGATGCTGACTTGATCGGCTTCTCCGTTTGTCAATCAGATCCAATGGTTGTTCCGTTCGGCGGCGCCGAGCCTTACTACGGTACAAACCCGATTGCCTTCGCTGCGCCAAGCAGTAACGGAAAGATGATTACATTGGATATGGCGACAACTGTTCAGGCGTGGGGGAAAATTCTTCATGCTCGTTCCAAGAACGAATCAATCCCTGACACGTGGGCGGTTGACAGCAATGGGGAGCCAACTACAGATCCAATGAACGTTAATGCTTTACTGCCAATCGCAGGTCCAAAAGGTTATGGCCTTGCAATGATGGTGGATGTTCTCTCGGGCATCCTTCTCGGACTTCCGTTCGGCAATAAAGTTTCGTCAATGTACGAAGACTTGGCGGAATACCGGAAATTGGGACAACTTCATATTGTCATCAATCCAGCATTCTTTACAGGTTTGACATCTTTCAAAGATGACATTACCCAAACGATGGACGATCTGAATGGGATCAAACCGGCACCAGGCTTTTCGAAAGTCCTTTACCCGGGTCAAAACAATGATGTAGTCATTGAAGATTATAAGGAAAATGGAATTGAGATTGTCGATGACATTTATGAGTATCTAAAATCGGATGTCATCCATAATAACCAATATGACCATAAGAACCCATTCGCTGAATGA
- the allE gene encoding (S)-ureidoglycine aminohydrolase produces MGYPQDILSSRSIIKPGQYALIAPEGLVNNVIPGFENCRISILASPKLGAGFVDYMVTMHEGGKNSEGFCGEEDVQSFVYVISGKVKAKADDQEFILEESGYLYCPPGVKMYLENMESGDSRLFLYKQKHIPLKDGRKPWVVSGHANAIEYMNYDDMHNVHLKDLLPLDLEFDMNFHILSFDPAASHPFVETHYQGHGAYLLSGEGMYNLDNEWIPVKKGDYIFMAPYVHQAAYAVGREPLTYVYSKDCNRDASL; encoded by the coding sequence ATGGGTTATCCACAAGATATACTTTCAAGCAGGTCAATTATTAAGCCAGGACAATATGCGCTAATCGCTCCAGAAGGATTAGTAAATAACGTCATCCCTGGATTTGAAAATTGCAGAATCTCCATTTTAGCTTCACCGAAACTGGGTGCGGGCTTTGTCGACTATATGGTTACAATGCATGAAGGCGGCAAGAACAGCGAAGGCTTCTGCGGTGAAGAAGACGTACAGAGCTTTGTTTATGTTATTAGCGGAAAAGTGAAAGCGAAAGCTGACGACCAAGAGTTCATTCTTGAAGAAAGCGGCTACCTATATTGCCCACCAGGCGTGAAAATGTATTTGGAAAACATGGAGTCCGGCGATTCCCGTTTATTCCTATACAAACAAAAACACATTCCATTAAAAGATGGACGTAAGCCATGGGTTGTTTCCGGGCATGCGAATGCTATCGAGTACATGAACTATGACGATATGCACAACGTTCACCTGAAAGATCTATTGCCGTTGGATCTTGAATTCGATATGAACTTCCATATCCTTTCATTCGATCCTGCAGCAAGCCATCCGTTCGTAGAAACTCATTATCAAGGACATGGCGCGTACCTGCTATCAGGTGAAGGCATGTACAACTTGGATAATGAATGGATTCCAGTTAAAAAAGGCGATTACATTTTCATGGCACCATATGTGCACCAAGCAGCTTATGCAGTCGGCAGAGAGCCTTTGACATATGTCTATTCCAAAGATTGTAATCGGGATGCATCACTATAA
- the allC gene encoding allantoate deiminase: MKDIIQKLDLAEETAGRLDWLGDFGKDSEGGVSRLLYTKEWVEGQHALKDWMENEGLEARFDEIGNLYGTLKGKNANETVLTGSHVDTVTNGGRYDGAYGIIAGIIALKYLKKHFGQPVRNIEVVSMAEEEGSRFPYSFWGSKNIVGLAKREDVETITDFDGVPFVEAMKNAGFDFKEESEGPRKDLTAFVEVHVEQGSVLETEKTAIGVVNNIVGQRRYTVEITGEANHAGTTPMGYRKDAMFAASHMIHEIISMARKIGDPLVTTVGKIEAYPNIVNVVPGKTIFTIDVRHTEKEAIVSFTEQMTARMQEISREHEVEMDIDLWMDEDPVPMDQKVVELIEKQCKENGLNYKVMHSGAGHDSQIFAPVVPTAMLFVPSLKGISHNPAEYTEPTDLAEGVKALIGALYELGYKE, translated from the coding sequence ATGAAAGACATTATACAAAAGCTTGATTTGGCGGAAGAAACAGCCGGCAGACTTGATTGGCTCGGCGATTTCGGCAAAGATTCCGAGGGCGGTGTTTCTCGTTTACTCTATACAAAAGAGTGGGTTGAAGGTCAACACGCTTTGAAAGACTGGATGGAAAACGAAGGACTTGAAGCTCGCTTTGATGAAATCGGAAATCTGTACGGTACATTAAAAGGGAAGAACGCTAACGAAACGGTTTTGACAGGCTCCCATGTAGATACAGTGACAAACGGTGGACGCTATGACGGTGCATATGGCATCATCGCCGGCATCATTGCGTTGAAATACTTGAAAAAGCATTTCGGCCAACCAGTCAGAAACATTGAAGTCGTTTCAATGGCTGAAGAGGAAGGAAGCCGTTTCCCATACTCGTTCTGGGGATCCAAAAACATTGTCGGTTTAGCCAAACGAGAAGACGTTGAAACAATTACGGATTTCGATGGCGTCCCATTTGTTGAAGCAATGAAGAATGCAGGTTTCGACTTTAAAGAAGAATCGGAAGGTCCGCGGAAGGATCTGACAGCATTCGTGGAAGTTCACGTAGAACAAGGCAGCGTTTTAGAAACCGAGAAAACGGCTATTGGTGTAGTGAATAACATTGTTGGACAAAGACGGTATACGGTTGAGATAACGGGTGAAGCTAATCATGCCGGAACAACGCCGATGGGGTATCGGAAAGATGCCATGTTTGCGGCTAGCCATATGATTCATGAAATCATTTCAATGGCTAGAAAAATCGGAGACCCATTGGTGACGACTGTTGGAAAGATTGAAGCTTATCCGAACATCGTAAACGTCGTTCCAGGAAAGACAATTTTCACGATCGATGTTCGTCATACTGAAAAAGAAGCGATCGTGTCATTTACAGAACAAATGACGGCTAGGATGCAAGAAATCTCCAGAGAGCATGAAGTTGAAATGGACATTGATCTATGGATGGATGAAGATCCAGTTCCAATGGATCAAAAAGTTGTTGAGCTCATTGAAAAACAATGTAAAGAAAATGGCCTCAATTATAAAGTGATGCACAGCGGTGCGGGTCACGATTCCCAAATCTTTGCTCCTGTTGTGCCGACAGCTATGCTGTTTGTTCCGAGTCTGAAAGGAATCAGCCATAACCCGGCTGAATATACAGAGCCCACTGATTTGGCGGAAGGTGTTAAAGCGCTGATCGGTGCTCTATATGAGTTGGGCTATAAAGAATAA
- a CDS encoding PucR family transcriptional regulator, translating to MEFRVKDLLAIEPMKDAEILSGRTFIQNVIEGVTIMEGPDIANWIKGGEVILTSLYSIRDFNVQEQKEFIAKLAEKSVSALVIKKHSEDISDQLLEAGEKYRMPIIQLPQEVPFVDVMYPIMGELFNKQVTKLRYFKEIHDRFTALSLADKGLEKIIYTLEKLIGNPVALFDRNFRCIVSTYPELEQFEMVEKVHFYEQTSGIKFPHYRQIVKYPELDNVKGHQIVVPIEALNHNKMYLLIGEINKSLGELDLIAVENAATSLSLELVKQFAVAEVEKKYKNDLIEELISGKIQSIQAVYEKANVIGWDFTGSFAAVLFKINRQSEGALKQKGDLADRAHFLVNEAIHHYLPNGIISNKSNLFIVLWKVQKVSKNDAAWMEDIKKTALTIQAVIQKQAKDIDVQVGIGSAVGDIAEIPQSYREAHDALDLGETLNGLASITAFSELGIFRLLRHIKDSSALLQFIPKSLKELLDYQQANQSDLLETLQTFLECNQNAAQTAKLLFVHYKTVVYRLERVREITGMDFDDSEEMLSVRVGLKIHELLQRENAE from the coding sequence ATGGAGTTTAGAGTAAAGGATTTGTTGGCGATCGAGCCGATGAAGGATGCTGAAATTTTAAGTGGTCGTACGTTTATTCAAAATGTGATTGAAGGCGTAACGATTATGGAAGGACCTGATATCGCGAATTGGATCAAGGGCGGTGAAGTGATCTTAACAAGCCTTTATTCGATCCGGGATTTCAATGTGCAGGAACAAAAGGAGTTTATCGCCAAATTAGCTGAAAAGAGCGTGAGTGCTCTTGTCATTAAGAAGCATAGTGAAGATATTTCCGATCAATTGCTTGAAGCCGGCGAAAAGTACAGAATGCCGATCATACAGCTTCCGCAAGAAGTTCCCTTTGTCGATGTCATGTATCCGATCATGGGGGAGCTTTTCAATAAGCAGGTCACGAAGCTGCGATACTTTAAGGAGATCCATGATCGATTTACAGCTTTATCTCTTGCTGATAAAGGTCTAGAGAAAATCATTTACACACTTGAAAAGTTAATTGGAAATCCGGTTGCACTTTTTGATAGGAATTTCAGATGCATTGTATCGACGTACCCTGAACTTGAACAATTCGAAATGGTAGAGAAAGTACACTTTTACGAACAGACTTCCGGCATTAAATTTCCTCACTATCGCCAAATTGTAAAATACCCTGAACTGGATAATGTGAAAGGACATCAAATTGTCGTTCCGATAGAAGCGCTGAACCATAACAAAATGTATTTATTGATTGGCGAAATTAATAAATCACTTGGAGAATTGGATTTGATTGCTGTCGAAAACGCAGCGACTTCCTTATCCTTAGAATTAGTGAAGCAATTTGCCGTGGCGGAAGTGGAGAAGAAGTATAAAAACGATCTCATTGAGGAATTGATCAGCGGGAAAATCCAATCGATTCAAGCGGTGTATGAAAAGGCGAACGTCATCGGTTGGGACTTCACTGGTTCATTTGCTGCGGTGTTATTTAAAATTAATCGCCAGTCGGAAGGCGCTTTGAAACAAAAAGGCGACCTGGCTGACCGTGCGCATTTCCTTGTGAATGAAGCGATTCATCATTATTTGCCGAACGGTATCATTTCAAACAAAAGCAACCTCTTCATTGTTCTTTGGAAAGTTCAGAAGGTGAGTAAAAATGATGCTGCATGGATGGAAGACATAAAGAAAACAGCACTGACCATTCAAGCAGTCATTCAAAAACAAGCTAAAGACATCGATGTCCAAGTGGGAATTGGAAGTGCAGTAGGAGATATTGCCGAAATCCCGCAAAGCTATCGGGAAGCGCATGATGCACTGGATTTAGGCGAAACGTTAAACGGTCTGGCATCAATTACAGCGTTTTCGGAGCTTGGGATTTTTCGGTTGCTGCGTCATATTAAGGATTCATCGGCTCTGCTGCAGTTCATCCCGAAATCCCTTAAGGAGTTGCTTGATTACCAACAGGCGAATCAATCCGATTTGCTGGAAACATTACAAACTTTTTTGGAGTGCAATCAAAACGCGGCCCAAACTGCAAAACTTCTCTTTGTTCACTATAAGACCGTTGTCTATCGTTTGGAAAGGGTTAGAGAGATTACGGGGATGGACTTTGATGACTCCGAAGAAATGCTGTCTGTACGGGTTGGACTTAAAATTCACGAACTACTCCAACGTGAAAACGCAGAATAG
- a CDS encoding alpha/beta hydrolase: MSKTTIIYKLKDNFELKADFYPAAESSRPVIVYIHGGGLLWGSREDMKKEQIDFYRQAGFNIFSIDYRLAPESKLPAIQEDITDALDWIEQEGIKQFDYDPTNIAVIGSSAGGYLALLTGTFRNKPKAIVSFYGYGDITGDWAVKPSPHYSAMTTVPRDLAKMLVSDEIISVGPIEKRYAIYMHARQHGVWIEEVSGLIPVLAKDELSKYCPLFNIQPDYPPTLLLHGTKDEDVPYEQSVLMAEGLQQNGVDHKLITIPDGKHQFDEDWQSPIVQNAFNEVITFLTNQLK; the protein is encoded by the coding sequence ATGTCAAAAACAACAATCATTTATAAACTGAAGGATAACTTCGAGTTGAAAGCGGACTTTTACCCAGCTGCAGAATCGTCCCGCCCAGTGATTGTCTATATACACGGCGGCGGACTTCTATGGGGATCCCGTGAAGATATGAAGAAAGAACAGATTGATTTTTATCGCCAAGCAGGTTTCAACATCTTTTCAATCGATTACCGGTTAGCGCCAGAGTCAAAACTGCCTGCGATTCAAGAAGATATTACAGACGCCCTCGACTGGATCGAACAAGAAGGGATCAAGCAGTTTGACTATGACCCGACGAATATCGCTGTTATCGGAAGTTCAGCGGGCGGATATCTCGCACTTCTGACGGGTACATTCCGGAACAAGCCGAAAGCAATCGTTTCCTTCTACGGTTATGGCGATATCACCGGAGATTGGGCGGTAAAGCCGAGCCCCCACTATTCTGCAATGACAACTGTACCCAGGGATTTGGCCAAAATGCTAGTTTCTGATGAAATCATTTCGGTAGGCCCGATTGAAAAGCGTTACGCCATCTACATGCACGCGAGGCAGCATGGTGTTTGGATCGAGGAAGTAAGCGGACTTATTCCAGTCTTGGCAAAAGACGAGCTTTCGAAGTACTGTCCACTGTTCAACATCCAGCCTGACTACCCGCCTACCCTTCTCCTCCACGGAACGAAGGACGAGGATGTCCCGTATGAGCAATCCGTCTTGATGGCTGAAGGTTTACAACAAAACGGAGTTGATCATAAACTGATCACTATTCCGGATGGGAAGCATCAGTTTGACGAAGACTGGCAAAGCCCGATCGTACAAAATGCATTTAACGAAGTGATCACTTTCTTAACCAATCAACTGAAATAA
- a CDS encoding uracil/xanthine transporter has translation MIVIKELLKSSNWISGLQWLFFIFTNIVVIPITVGAAFDLSPETIVNMLQLSFIVTGLACIIQAFFGHKRAIMEGQSGLWWGVILTLCTTAAAQGMPLHILGGSLTVGIIIVSIITFLIGVTGLGPQIAKLFTPAVMGVFMFLFGCQLIGIFLKGMLGIPFGNQAVNPHIDLSVSLLAIVIAILIIVISVKAPSSVRRYGLLIGIIVGWIVYALIFKPESTISGTTKFTLELFPLGKPAWDVGIIITTILAGLLNTANTFGALKGTESMYEVETTKREYRASFTITGVFTLIAGIFGLVPNSPFVSSIGFLSQTGIIKRIPFVLGGFMFLIMGLIPPLGHFFSQLPLSIGSAALFVSYLLLLNSSLNFFKQVEFNTVNVYRSAIPLFVGVVIMTLPATYFVTIPGVIRPLLSSGLLVGIILALLLENLFKWDTYGVEVKTEQKETVDSLPDRAISKSE, from the coding sequence GTGATTGTTATCAAGGAGTTATTAAAATCAAGTAACTGGATTTCGGGCTTACAGTGGCTCTTTTTTATTTTCACGAATATTGTAGTCATCCCGATCACTGTCGGGGCAGCATTTGATCTCTCTCCGGAGACAATTGTTAATATGCTTCAGCTTTCCTTTATCGTTACAGGTCTGGCCTGTATTATCCAAGCGTTTTTTGGGCATAAACGTGCCATCATGGAAGGGCAATCTGGCCTTTGGTGGGGTGTCATTCTCACGCTTTGTACGACAGCTGCGGCTCAGGGGATGCCATTGCATATTTTAGGGGGCAGCTTGACGGTTGGTATTATTATTGTCTCGATCATTACTTTCTTGATCGGAGTAACAGGGCTCGGACCTCAGATAGCCAAGTTATTCACTCCTGCAGTGATGGGTGTATTTATGTTCTTGTTCGGCTGTCAATTGATCGGGATCTTTTTAAAGGGGATGCTCGGTATACCTTTTGGCAACCAGGCTGTAAACCCGCATATTGACTTGTCCGTTTCACTATTAGCGATTGTCATTGCGATTCTGATCATCGTTATTAGTGTGAAGGCTCCTTCAAGTGTTAGGCGATATGGTTTGCTGATCGGGATTATCGTCGGTTGGATTGTTTATGCGCTCATATTCAAGCCGGAAAGCACAATAAGCGGAACAACAAAATTCACCCTTGAATTATTCCCATTAGGGAAGCCTGCATGGGACGTCGGAATTATCATTACGACTATTTTAGCGGGTTTATTGAACACTGCGAATACGTTTGGCGCATTAAAAGGTACGGAAAGCATGTATGAGGTGGAAACGACAAAGAGAGAATACAGGGCATCATTCACCATTACAGGTGTATTCACACTCATTGCAGGTATATTTGGTCTTGTTCCAAACTCGCCATTCGTTTCATCTATCGGTTTCTTGAGCCAAACAGGGATCATTAAAAGGATTCCGTTTGTTCTTGGTGGATTCATGTTCCTGATCATGGGACTTATTCCGCCACTCGGCCACTTTTTCTCACAGCTTCCGTTAAGCATCGGTAGTGCTGCGTTGTTTGTTTCTTATTTGCTTCTGCTGAATTCTTCTTTGAATTTCTTCAAGCAAGTTGAATTTAATACGGTCAACGTTTATCGTTCAGCAATTCCGTTGTTCGTAGGTGTTGTCATTATGACTCTTCCGGCAACTTATTTTGTTACGATTCCAGGCGTGATCCGTCCATTGCTAAGCAGTGGGTTGCTAGTGGGAATCATTCTAGCCCTTCTGTTGGAGAACCTCTTCAAATGGGATACGTACGGCGTGGAAGTAAAGACGGAACAAAAGGAAACAGTAGATTCTCTTCCCGATAGAGCCATTAGTAAATCAGAATGA
- a CDS encoding DUF2877 domain-containing protein, which yields MVDSTNVNSNRHRGAFVLKAIAASDEVSRILKANPNGHVHSVFTTSFNLAFGGHLVHVGALGNGLAPFGIGLEQAGAHLLTTLLAVDLEAVWDEESMSVLFPKGITLSLGDAKWTDHKIQPFIYNRTTLEDNFMFLANRLLQDDWNTGLAETTEEKKRIIQYIVDPTSSIDEIPVLDKLNDLKNLVMHHELDEKKVFDYWIGRGLGLTPSGDDVITGICAVLSSLEGTDQTFLRKLKPYLNEYGQKRTTYVALEYLLYATENEFHSHLLQLCYVLDKPRGADFLKALEEMKEIGHTSGADTVVGMLLGMKAAVIHKKER from the coding sequence ATGGTTGATTCGACAAATGTAAACTCAAATCGTCATAGAGGTGCGTTTGTTTTGAAGGCCATCGCAGCGAGCGATGAAGTTTCCCGTATCTTGAAGGCAAACCCGAACGGACATGTCCATAGTGTTTTTACTACTAGTTTCAATTTAGCCTTCGGTGGGCATCTTGTCCATGTTGGCGCATTGGGGAATGGCCTCGCACCATTCGGAATCGGTTTGGAACAAGCGGGTGCCCATCTGCTGACTACTTTGCTTGCTGTCGATTTGGAAGCTGTGTGGGATGAAGAATCAATGTCAGTGCTGTTCCCGAAAGGAATTACGCTTTCGTTAGGCGATGCAAAATGGACAGATCATAAAATACAGCCTTTCATTTACAATCGTACTACTCTTGAGGATAACTTCATGTTTTTAGCGAATCGGCTTCTTCAAGATGATTGGAATACTGGTTTAGCTGAAACGACGGAAGAGAAAAAACGAATCATCCAATATATAGTCGACCCTACTTCATCCATAGATGAAATTCCTGTCCTGGACAAATTGAATGACTTGAAAAATCTTGTTATGCATCATGAGTTGGACGAGAAAAAAGTCTTCGACTATTGGATTGGCAGGGGACTAGGGCTTACGCCGAGCGGAGATGACGTCATTACCGGAATTTGTGCAGTGCTATCGTCGCTGGAAGGGACAGACCAAACGTTTCTGCGGAAGTTGAAACCCTATCTGAATGAATATGGTCAAAAACGGACGACGTACGTCGCTCTGGAATACCTTCTCTATGCAACAGAAAACGAATTCCATTCCCATCTCCTGCAGTTATGTTATGTTTTAGATAAACCCCGCGGGGCTGATTTTTTGAAAGCCCTTGAAGAGATGAAGGAAATTGGTCATACGTCAGGTGCAGATACAGTAGTAGGCATGTTACTCGGCATGAAAGCTGCCGTTATTCATAAAAAAGAAAGGTGA